From the genome of Fusarium oxysporum f. sp. lycopersici 4287 chromosome 3, whole genome shotgun sequence, one region includes:
- a CDS encoding hypothetical protein (At least one base has a quality score < 10) — MSIQDLAQTHCNTMQHATQQLEHPRLDTTSPQEERTARPAVRRARRGARGRGPGKRLSMRDAFVDGSTLLREAARLARFDGMSLDLCFWDPGCSSWVGVEPRPSGVISRSIREFEDGRARFQKSLRSLHNRLAKYVEEYGVPCRFKCFDPFEEQWLVTIRAPACWLMDSQDWERACESRLPYEARWEARRDREVTDPISTSSQGVTRKGEKEGERGGEREGEQKEETPLILTGDSTSRSM, encoded by the exons ATGAGCATCCAAGACCTGGCGCAGACTCACTGCAATACTATGCAACATGCCACACAACAGCTTGAGCATCCAAGGCTCGATACTACCTCACCGCAGGAGGAACGGACTGCTCGTCCTGCCGTGCGACGCGCAAGGCGGGGTGCCAGGGGACGGGGTCCCGGCAAACGCCTCAGCATGAGAGATGCTTTCGTTGACGGAAGCACCCTGCTTCGAGAAGCGGCCAGGCTTGCGAGATTCGACGGCATGTCTCTAGACTTGTGCTTTTGGGACCCGGGCTGCTCGTCATGGGTTGGTGTGGAGCCTCGACCTTCTGGCGTGATAAGCCGCAGTATTAGAGAG TTCGAGGATGGGAGAGCGAGATTCCAAAAATCGTTGCGCTCTCTACATAATAGATTGGCCAAATACGTCGAAGAATATGGTGTCCCTTGTCGGTTTAAATGTTTCGACCCTTTCGAGGAACAATGGCTTGTCACCATCAGGGCGCCTGCCTGCTGGCTCATGGATTCTCAGGATTGGGAACGCGCA TGTGAAAGTCGCTTGCCCTATGAAGCAAGATGGGAAGCGCGACGCGATCGGGAGGTGACCGACCCAATCTCGACTAGTTCTCAAGGTGTAACGAGGAAGGGAgagaaggagggagagagaggGGGAGAGAGGGAGGGAGAGCAGAAGGAGGAAACACCACTAATCTTGACGGGTGATTCGACGAGCAGATCTATGTGA
- a CDS encoding hypothetical protein (At least one base has a quality score < 10) — MKSVIVLSLVALAHARCDYPSGIGLWHPERGQNFAVVMWDLGITEPEFEALNPTTNINLIYPELSYNVTIRPSRSGKWTDGCPPSLRIKDMSDTSIVDPTTETQETPESTSVVDADGYRHRSTGTMYETVETSTRFSTVFADGSHPSSPSVAGETQSSDTPDQPFTEGKGTGTRPEAHTPTHSISDVPSSAVFKTTATTSKDEEDNFVNTSKIWHSDASATSVADQSEDVHEVPSMSRDDAQQETVLSYATTDNEMTRTTTQSHIQSTSVAAEATNTVNEKEQKPESATEATSAPSSISGATKLETAPSSTLSTTTTLTQTDDSHVIKTDRSSGTSFKEECTDSSKDLSAQKSSGGAHTGPASILTTDTATSSISQTKETTGSATISGGTTATEKISIQTKSADPDTVSDQSTSTLHTALTKTTAEVVTSSYTDSTERTGKQTTTLSTETKTTLATSPSKTTSEPTTTANSYNEEEETRRAMCFHDPALLSLGQTDADIVFQMVKDFCDRPDIDRSMKHGDECIEFYRRDSSKIDYTFEICPNGNCPIYGQNMRNPFGQNGFSCVDIFFHTIWRWCNDMNQRGNGGLWDTTCLEYTLQIGTEGNS, encoded by the exons ATGAAGTCAGTCATTGTTCTTTCCTTGGTCGCCCTGGCTCACGCGAGGTGCGATTATCCCAGCGGTATAGGCTTGTGGCATCCAGAGAGAGGCCAGAACTTTGCGGTAGTCATGTGGGATTTGGGGATCACTGAACCAGAATTCGAGGCGCTCAATCCAACCAcaaatataaatttaatttatCCCGAACTAAGCTACAATGTCACAATCAGACCATCCCGATCAGGAAAGTGGACCGATGGATGTCCGCCTTCCCTTCGCATTAAGGATATGTCGGACACCTCGATAGTAGATCCAACAACTGAGACACAAGAAACTCCCGAATCCACGTCCGTTGTCGATGCTGATGGGTATCGTCATCGATCAACTGGCACCATGTATGAGACCGTAGAGACTAGCACTAGATTCAGCACCGTGTTTGCCGATGGCTCTCATCCATCGTCTCCATCGGTCGCGGGAGAAACTCAATCTTCCGACACACCCGACCAGCCGTTTACAGAAGGCAAAGGGACTGGCACCAGACCTGAAGCCCATACGCCAACACATTCGATAAGTGACGTACCGAGCAGTGCAGTGTTCAAGACTACAGCCACAACAtccaaagatgaagaagacaacTTCGTTAATACTAGCAAGATTTGGCATTCAGATGCTTCGGCCACGTCCGTGGCCGATCAGTCGGAAGATGTGCATGAGGTACCATCCATGAGTCGTGACGATGCGCAGCAGGAGACGGTCCTATCCTATGCCACTACGGACAACGAGATGACAAGGACAACGACACAATCACATATCCAATCCACTTCCGTCGCAGCTGAAGCCACTAATACAGTGAACGAGAAAGAGCAAAAACCAGAGTCGGCAACCGAAGCGACATCTGCTCCGTCGTCTATCAGTGGTGCGACCAAATTGGAGACGgccccatcatcaacattgtCAACGACAACGACGCTTACACAGACAGATGACTCTCACGTTATCAAGACGGATAGATCAAGTGGTACCTCGTTCAAGGAAGAATGCACAGATTCGTCCAAGGATCTTTCGGCTCAGAAGTCTTCAGGAGGAGCGCATACTGGCCCGGCATCAATCTTGACTACAGATACAGCTACATCTTCAATATCACAAACCAAGGAAACAACTGGATCGGCAACAATTTCGGGGGGCACTACTGCAACTGAAAAAATCTCAATACAAACAAAGTCCGCGGATCCGGATACAGTGTCTGACCAGTCCACCTCGACTTTGCATACGGCGTTGACGAAGACGACGGCCGAGGTTGTCACTTCGTCGTATACTGATTCGACCGAGCGAACAGGCAAACAAACCACAACTTTGTCGACAGAAACGAAAACTACATTGGCAACTTCACCATCAAAAACAACTTCGGAGCCCACAACCACTGCAAATTCATacaatgaagaagaagagacgCGTCGCGCAATGTGTTTTCATGATCCAGCCTTGCTCAGCCTCGGACAGACGGATGCCGATATTGTATTCCAGATGGTAAAGGATTTCTGCGACAGACCAGATATTGATAGAAGCATGAAACACGGTGATGAATGCATCGAATTCTACAGGAGAGACTCGTCCAAGATTGACTATACGTTCGAAATCTGCCCGAACGGAAACTGTCCAATCTACGGCCAAAATATGAGAAATCCTTTCGGACAGAATGGCTTTTCTTGTGTAGATATATTCTTTCATACGATTTGGCGTTGGT GTAATGATATGAATCAACGAGGAAATGGAGGGTTGTGGGATACGACATGTCTGGAATATACTTTACAAATTGGTACTGAGGGTAACAGTTGA